A portion of the Cryptomeria japonica chromosome 5, Sugi_1.0, whole genome shotgun sequence genome contains these proteins:
- the LOC131034240 gene encoding pentatricopeptide repeat-containing protein PPR5, chloroplastic, with product MISSIVSIPSLLVGGVTIQSHSHCIKFKCIKYDWSYVPQAKNFHVLAQCGTVFRSKRRGEKKTPTSPEHVVRLIMKCSEEGVATLAKLLEKHSRLVRLEECFLLFDIFGRKDKWLEALEVFRWMQQQNWYHVDTGVYSKLISIMGKKGQIRLAMWLFAEMRKSGCRPDTSVYNAVIQAHLHTKDKEKALAKAFGYLEKMKEKARCQPNIVTYNILLRAYAQARKVDKVDALFREIQTCKIEADAYTYNGVMDAYGKNGMLAEMEQELCRMKKNKCKPDIITFNLLIDAYGRRQDFNKMEEVFTSLLRSKEKPSLPTFNSMITNYGKARRIEKVESVYKKMTSLGYEPSHVTYECLILAYGHCGNVTKARDIFSDMIGTNIKLPISTLHALLEVYCNNRQLDEAHILFCNASSMGIEPQTSTYKLLYKAYTRAKETHLVEKLLKSMNANGVIPNKKFFMTALGSNNSSQSKDETNDASNDSGPQVVDNHRRQV from the exons atgataTCCTCAATAGTGTCAATTCCGTCCCTTTTGGTGGGAGGAGTCACCATCCAATCCCACAGTCATTGTATTAAATTCAAATGTATAAAATATGATTGGAGCTATGTACCACAAGCAAAGAACTTCCATGTGCTAGCACAGTGTGGTACTGTATTTCGTTCAAAAAGGAGAGGTGAAAAGAAAACACCTACCAGTCCTGAGCATGTGGTTCGGTTGATAATGAAGTGTTCTGAAGAGGGAGTTGCAACTTTAGCTAAATTACTGGAAAAACACTCCAGACTGGTGCGACTTGAAGAATGTTTTcttctctttgacatatttggtagAAAAGATAAATGGCTCGAGGCTTTGGAG GTATTCAGATGGATGCAACAACAAAATTGGTACCATGTGGACACTGGTGTTTATTCAAAGTTGATATCAATAATGGGAAAGAAGGGCCAAATTCGATTGGCAATGTGGCTTTTTGCAGAGATGCGGAAGAGTGGATGTCGACCTGACACCTCAGTATATAATGCAGTAATTCAAGCACATTTGCATACTAAAGataaggaaaaggcccttgcaaaaGCATTTGGGTATTTGGAGAAAATGAAGGAGAAAGCTAGATGTCAACCCAACATTGTAACTTACAACATTCTTCTTAGAGCTTATGCACAAGCTAGAAAGGTGGATAAAGTTGATGCATTGTTTAGGGAGATCCAAACTTGTAAAATTGAAGCAGATGCTTACACATACAATGGTGTGATGGATgcttatggtaaaaatggaatgcTTGCAGAAATGGAGCAAGAACTTTGTCGTATGAaaaaaaacaaatgcaaaccagatATAATTACTTTCAATTTACTCATAGATGCCTATGGTAGGCGTCAAGATTTTAACAAAATGGAAGAAGTTTTTACAAGCTTGTTACGGTCAAAGGAGAAACCTTCATTGCCAACTTTCAATTCAATGATTACCAACTACGGAAAGGCTAGGCGTATAGAAAAGGTGGAATCAGTCTATAAAAAGATGACTAGCTTAGGCTATGAACCTAGCCATGTTACGTATGAATGTTTGATTCTTGCATATGGACATTGTGGTAATGTTACAAAAGCGAGAGATATATTTTCTGACATGATAGGCACAAATATAAAGCTACCTATTTCTACTTTACATGCTTTACTTGAGGTCTATTGTAATAATCGACAATTGGATGAGGCACATATATTGTTTTGTAATGCAAGTAGTATGGGTATAGAGCCGCAAACTTCAACATATAAACTCTTATACAAAGCATACACAAGAGCCAAAGAGACACATCTGGTAGAAAAACTTCTGAAAAGCATGAATGCTAATGGTGTTATCCCAAACAAGAAGTTTTTCATGACTGCATTAGGCTCCAATAACTCATCGCAGTCGAAGGATGAAACAAATGATGCTAGTAATGATTCTGGTCCTCAAGTAGTGGATAACCATAGAAGACAAGTTTAA